In Candidatus Methylomirabilota bacterium, the following proteins share a genomic window:
- a CDS encoding zinc ribbon domain-containing protein, which yields MICAKCQAGVPDESTFCLRCGARLVAPERLAPVNGGGRTVGQVAGGPAATAPRREPAGPAGKQAYTLSFKPLADERLRYRVARWVCELAPAHPLTEVQESLLRGQFSTFLAMTADEAEAARRRIEALGVHPALWHLGPATGAALLLGDRRAPARTGTGWSAQKKIGAVAVGIAVLFLFGLISLVVYKHTVSNIEIQPGGVPKIGGRP from the coding sequence ATGATCTGCGCCAAGTGCCAGGCGGGGGTGCCGGACGAGAGCACCTTCTGCCTCCGGTGCGGGGCGCGCCTGGTCGCCCCCGAACGGCTCGCCCCCGTGAACGGCGGGGGCCGGACCGTCGGCCAGGTCGCCGGCGGGCCGGCGGCCACCGCGCCCCGGCGGGAACCGGCCGGGCCCGCCGGCAAGCAGGCCTACACCCTCTCCTTCAAGCCACTCGCCGACGAGCGGCTCCGCTACCGTGTCGCCCGATGGGTCTGCGAGCTGGCCCCCGCTCATCCGCTGACCGAGGTCCAGGAGAGCCTCCTCCGGGGCCAGTTCTCGACGTTCCTCGCGATGACCGCCGACGAGGCCGAGGCGGCCCGGCGGCGGATCGAGGCGCTCGGGGTCCACCCGGCGCTCTGGCACCTCGGGCCGGCCACCGGAGCCGCGCTCCTCCTGGGAGACCGGCGGGCCCCGGCACGGACCGGCACGGGCTGGAGCGCCCAGAAGAAGATCGGCGCGGTGGCCGTCGGGATCGCCGTGCTCTTTCTGTTCGGGCTGATCTCGCTCGTCGTCTACAAGCACACGGTGTCCAACATCGAGATCCAACCCGGAGGCGTGCCCAAGATCGGAGGAAGGCCATGA
- a CDS encoding aminotransferase class III-fold pyridoxal phosphate-dependent enzyme yields the protein MAKHPIVGDVRGLGLMVGLEFVADRRTRAPFPPEREVARAIAVEALERGLVTYPGTGSVDGVMGDHMKFTPPLVLTREQADELVAMLDGAIGAVEARL from the coding sequence CATGGCGAAGCACCCGATCGTCGGTGACGTGCGCGGCCTGGGGCTCATGGTCGGGCTCGAGTTCGTCGCCGACCGGAGGACGCGAGCCCCCTTCCCGCCCGAGCGAGAGGTGGCCCGCGCCATCGCGGTCGAGGCGCTGGAGCGAGGCCTCGTCACCTACCCCGGCACCGGCTCGGTCGACGGCGTGATGGGAGACCACATGAAGTTCACGCCGCCTCTCGTCCTCACCCGAGAGCAAGCGGACGAGCTGGTGGCCATGCTCGACGGGGCCATCGGCGCCGTGGAAGCGCGCCTGTAG